One region of Bosea sp. 29B genomic DNA includes:
- a CDS encoding sugar ABC transporter ATP-binding protein, producing MSASTPVLSMRGIGKSFTGVRALDDVSLDCQAGEVHAICGENGAGKSTLMKVLGGVYRPDEGEILLGGQPVAFRHPVEARRAGISIIHQELSLLPERSVADNIFLGLEPTRSGLLDRAAMQEGARKLLERVGARLHPGAPVKSLSIAEQQLVEIAKALALDSQIIVMDEPTAALDERDAGRLLELVGTLKREGAAILYISHRMAELKAIADRITVLKDGKLVATRPASALTPAMIVRLMVGRDLADFFPPPGDPAKLGPVVLSIQDAGNAILSDIALDLRAGEIVGVAGLEGSGKGALGRAIFGDEPFTRGRMTIDGRDGVISSPRAAITAWIGFLSDDRKKEGIAPQQSLRDNVLMTLRAFARRLLPPGSGEMARAAADRQLTEVDVRAAGFAQEIRELSGGNQQKVVIGRWLARNPKVLIFLEPTRGIDVAAKAAIYQLMRGLADRGRAILMISSDLPEIIGVSDRILVMHEGRIAGELKRGASEEDVMHLALGTGHAEAAA from the coding sequence ATGAGCGCGAGCACGCCGGTCCTTTCGATGCGCGGCATCGGCAAGAGCTTCACCGGCGTGCGAGCGCTCGACGATGTCAGCCTCGATTGCCAGGCCGGCGAGGTCCACGCCATCTGCGGCGAAAACGGTGCCGGCAAATCGACGTTGATGAAGGTGCTGGGCGGCGTCTATCGCCCCGATGAAGGCGAGATACTGCTCGGCGGCCAGCCTGTCGCGTTCCGGCACCCGGTCGAGGCGCGCCGGGCCGGGATCAGCATCATCCATCAGGAACTCAGCTTGCTGCCCGAGCGCAGCGTCGCCGACAACATCTTCCTCGGCCTGGAGCCGACCCGCAGCGGCCTGCTCGACCGCGCCGCGATGCAGGAGGGCGCGCGCAAGCTGCTGGAGCGTGTCGGTGCCAGGCTGCATCCGGGCGCTCCGGTGAAATCGCTCTCGATCGCCGAGCAGCAACTGGTCGAAATCGCCAAGGCGCTGGCGCTCGATTCACAGATCATCGTCATGGACGAGCCGACCGCGGCACTCGACGAGCGCGATGCCGGCCGACTTCTGGAACTGGTCGGGACGCTCAAGCGCGAGGGCGCTGCGATCCTCTACATCTCCCACCGCATGGCCGAATTGAAGGCGATCGCCGACCGCATCACCGTGCTGAAGGACGGCAAGCTCGTCGCGACGCGCCCCGCCTCGGCGCTGACGCCAGCGATGATCGTTCGGCTGATGGTCGGGCGCGACCTCGCCGATTTCTTCCCGCCACCGGGTGACCCGGCAAAGCTTGGCCCCGTCGTCCTGTCGATACAGGACGCCGGCAACGCCATCCTCTCCGACATCGCGCTCGATCTGCGCGCCGGCGAGATCGTCGGTGTCGCCGGGCTCGAGGGCTCGGGCAAGGGTGCGCTCGGACGGGCCATCTTCGGTGACGAGCCCTTTACGCGCGGCCGCATGACTATCGATGGGCGGGATGGGGTGATCTCATCGCCGCGCGCCGCGATCACCGCCTGGATCGGCTTCCTCTCCGACGACCGCAAGAAGGAAGGCATCGCGCCGCAGCAATCCCTGCGCGACAATGTCCTGATGACCCTGCGCGCCTTTGCGCGCCGCCTGCTGCCGCCTGGATCCGGCGAGATGGCGCGCGCCGCCGCCGACCGGCAACTGACCGAGGTCGATGTCAGGGCGGCCGGCTTCGCGCAGGAGATCCGCGAACTTTCCGGCGGTAACCAGCAGAAGGTCGTGATCGGCCGCTGGCTGGCCCGCAATCCCAAGGTGCTGATTTTCCTCGAGCCGACCCGCGGCATCGACGTCGCCGCCAAGGCGGCGATCTATCAGCTCATGCGCGGCCTCGCCGATCGTGGCCGCGCCATCCTGATGATCTCCTCCGACCTGCCGGAGATCATCGGCGTCAGCGATCGCATCCTCGTCATGCACGAGGGCCGCATCGCTGGCGAGCTGAAGCGCGGCGCGAGCGAAGAAGACGTCATGCACCTTGCGCTCGGCACCGGCCATGCAGAGGCCGCAGCATGA
- a CDS encoding ABC transporter permease: MSASADIAAARPAREWPIAPLLFASSLALYVATALATGQHAYLTGEGFVGLTQRMVGLGIVALGQTLTILVGSIDLSVANLISVSAVLASFIMKGEPAMIAPAVLAVLALSAAVGLINGLIIARLDVNPLIATLGVGLILQGLLSASFSNFAGSVPAAFQAFAYGRIGPLPWSVLLLFVLAFAIWLLLSRTRFGAHLYATGGNRDGARLAGIRTERVMIGAHMLCSLMAGLTGLYLASRLRAGAPWVGRDGVYDLESIAVVVIGGTLLAGGRGGVWGTLAGVFLFATLDAVFNMTGIDAFPKQVLRGAIVILAVAVYAVRSKGHVA; the protein is encoded by the coding sequence ATGAGCGCCAGCGCTGACATCGCCGCTGCCCGCCCGGCGCGCGAATGGCCGATTGCGCCGCTGCTCTTTGCCAGCTCGCTGGCGCTCTATGTCGCGACGGCGCTCGCGACTGGCCAGCACGCCTATCTCACCGGCGAGGGTTTTGTCGGCCTGACTCAGCGCATGGTCGGCCTCGGCATCGTCGCGCTCGGGCAGACGCTGACCATCCTGGTCGGCTCGATCGACCTCTCGGTCGCCAACCTGATCAGCGTCTCCGCCGTGCTCGCCTCCTTCATCATGAAGGGCGAGCCGGCGATGATCGCCCCGGCTGTGCTGGCGGTGCTGGCGCTGTCGGCTGCGGTCGGCCTGATCAATGGGCTGATCATCGCGCGGCTCGACGTCAATCCGCTGATCGCGACGCTCGGGGTCGGGCTGATCCTGCAAGGCCTGCTCTCGGCCAGCTTCAGCAATTTCGCCGGCTCGGTTCCGGCAGCCTTCCAGGCCTTCGCCTATGGCCGGATCGGGCCGTTGCCCTGGTCGGTGCTGCTGCTGTTCGTGCTCGCCTTCGCAATCTGGCTGCTGCTGAGCCGCACGCGCTTCGGCGCCCATCTCTATGCCACCGGCGGCAACCGTGACGGCGCCCGCCTCGCCGGCATTCGCACCGAGCGCGTGATGATCGGCGCGCATATGCTGTGCTCGCTGATGGCCGGTCTGACCGGGCTCTACCTCGCCAGCCGTTTGCGCGCCGGAGCGCCCTGGGTCGGCCGCGACGGCGTCTATGATCTTGAATCGATCGCCGTCGTGGTGATCGGCGGCACCTTGCTCGCCGGCGGACGCGGCGGCGTCTGGGGCACGCTGGCCGGGGTCTTCCTGTTCGCCACGCTCGATGCCGTCTTCAACATGACCGGCATCGACGCCTTTCCGAAGCAGGTGCTGCGCGGCGCCATCGTCATCCTTGCGGTCGCCGTCTATGCGGTGCGCAGCAAGGGGCATGTCGCATGA
- a CDS encoding ABC transporter permease, translated as MSAAAAQSGPSTALRFARGINVGVAVFLALYGTIAVLQPSYFEVEGFLNFLRRAAPLIILACGQLFVIAGGGFDLSMGSLVTLSVLGGSMLAGGNPDNTWWTIGVLYLIGLGVGLVNGLVVTLLKVPSIITTLGMLLSLNGAALMWSGGAPRGYLPENFRALGRLVYRDVPLTGIMPLSVIILIVFVALAAWLLHATVFGRHVLAVGDNPRAAELSGVPVGATRVLVFVISALSAVTAGILLGGFAGVSTAVGQGLELQAIAACVIGGAQLLGGRASVTGAVAGALSLFALFTLLNLMGLPQPLRETVQGLILIAAVASSAWRMRRA; from the coding sequence ATGAGCGCCGCAGCCGCCCAGTCCGGACCGTCGACCGCGCTGCGCTTCGCGCGTGGCATCAATGTCGGCGTCGCCGTCTTCCTCGCGCTCTACGGCACGATCGCGGTGCTGCAGCCGAGCTATTTCGAGGTCGAGGGCTTCCTCAATTTCCTGCGCCGGGCCGCGCCGCTGATCATCCTCGCCTGCGGCCAGCTCTTCGTCATCGCCGGCGGCGGCTTCGACCTGTCGATGGGCTCGCTGGTGACGCTGAGCGTGCTCGGCGGCTCGATGCTGGCAGGCGGCAATCCCGACAATACCTGGTGGACGATCGGCGTGCTCTATCTGATCGGCCTCGGCGTCGGGCTGGTGAACGGGCTCGTCGTCACCCTGCTCAAGGTGCCATCGATCATCACGACGCTCGGCATGCTGCTCTCGCTCAACGGCGCGGCGCTGATGTGGTCTGGCGGAGCGCCGCGCGGCTATCTGCCGGAGAACTTCCGGGCGCTCGGACGCCTCGTCTATCGCGACGTCCCGCTGACCGGGATCATGCCGCTCTCGGTGATCATCCTCATCGTCTTCGTCGCCCTCGCCGCCTGGCTGCTGCACGCAACCGTCTTCGGCCGGCATGTGCTGGCGGTCGGCGACAATCCGCGCGCCGCCGAGCTCTCGGGCGTGCCGGTCGGCGCGACGCGGGTGCTGGTGTTCGTGATCTCGGCGCTGTCGGCGGTGACTGCGGGCATCCTGCTCGGTGGCTTCGCCGGCGTCTCGACCGCTGTCGGGCAGGGGCTGGAACTGCAGGCGATCGCCGCCTGCGTCATCGGCGGCGCACAATTGCTTGGCGGGCGTGCCAGCGTGACCGGCGCGGTCGCCGGCGCGCTCAGCCTGTTCGCGCTGTTCACCCTGCTCAACCTGATGGGCCTGCCGCAGCCACTGCGCGAGACCGTGCAGGGCCTGATCCTGATCGCCGCGGTGGCGTCGAGCGCCTGGCGTATGCGGCGCGCCTGA
- a CDS encoding substrate-binding domain-containing protein, with translation MKTQIGLAALLAALSTGAIAQNFNDPAEFERQKGLLTVAPQGPDGKPWEQNLGGEKVDTAKYKKPGPYKLCFSNAGVNNPWRVVGFTNMQAEVDANKADIASFTHADAEGKDDKQISDINAFVNSGQCDALIVSPNTTAALTPAVEAAAKKLPVVVFDRGVDSKAPVTFINPIGGYGFGIQGASFIAEKIPAGGAVLALRILPGVDVLENRWAAAERIFKEKGIKVVGAEFTNGDNAKTKAIVEDYINRFGKIDGVWMDAGATAVAALEAFEDAGKPYPVINGEDQQDFLQKWKKNKLTAIAPTYPTYQWRTPVIAAIRILKGEPVVGPTWKLPQPAITAENLDKFVNDKMPPLHYALCGCEQMTNYPARWGGK, from the coding sequence ATGAAGACGCAGATCGGTTTGGCGGCGCTGCTGGCGGCACTGTCGACGGGCGCCATCGCCCAGAACTTCAACGATCCCGCCGAGTTCGAGCGCCAGAAGGGCCTGCTCACGGTCGCCCCGCAAGGTCCCGACGGCAAGCCCTGGGAGCAGAATCTCGGCGGCGAGAAGGTCGATACCGCCAAGTACAAGAAGCCCGGCCCCTACAAGCTCTGCTTCTCCAATGCCGGCGTGAACAATCCCTGGCGCGTCGTCGGCTTCACCAACATGCAGGCCGAGGTCGACGCCAACAAGGCCGACATCGCCTCGTTCACCCATGCCGATGCCGAGGGCAAGGACGACAAGCAGATCTCGGACATCAACGCCTTCGTCAACAGCGGCCAGTGCGACGCGCTGATCGTCTCGCCGAACACCACGGCGGCGCTGACGCCCGCAGTCGAGGCGGCCGCCAAGAAGCTGCCGGTCGTGGTCTTCGACCGCGGCGTCGACAGCAAGGCGCCGGTCACCTTCATCAACCCGATCGGCGGCTACGGCTTCGGCATCCAGGGCGCGAGCTTCATCGCCGAGAAGATCCCGGCCGGCGGCGCGGTGCTGGCTTTGCGCATCCTGCCGGGCGTCGACGTGCTGGAGAACCGCTGGGCGGCGGCCGAGCGCATCTTCAAGGAGAAGGGCATCAAGGTCGTCGGCGCCGAATTCACCAATGGCGACAACGCCAAGACCAAGGCGATCGTCGAGGACTACATCAATCGCTTCGGCAAGATCGACGGCGTCTGGATGGATGCCGGGGCGACCGCGGTCGCGGCGCTCGAGGCCTTCGAGGATGCCGGCAAGCCCTATCCGGTGATCAATGGCGAGGACCAGCAGGACTTCCTACAGAAGTGGAAGAAGAACAAGCTCACTGCGATCGCGCCGACCTACCCGACCTATCAGTGGCGCACACCGGTGATCGCGGCGATCCGCATCCTCAAGGGCGAGCCGGTCGTTGGCCCGACCTGGAAGCTGCCACAGCCGGCGATCACGGCCGAGAACCTCGACAAGTTCGTCAACGACAAGATGCCGCCGCTGCACTATGCGCTCTGCGGCTGCGAGCAGATGACGAACTATCCGGCCCGCTGGGGCGGCAAGTAG
- a CDS encoding LacI family DNA-binding transcriptional regulator, giving the protein MQDVPTAAPTIAEVARLAGVSTATVSRALAQPDKVKARTRERVLDAVKAIGFIPNAQARNLRLQATRTVILLVRDISNPFYLEIYKGVEEAAIDAGYKVLMGDARDDDERILRYVDMVRERHADGLILMVGRFPEALAKRSRLPPIVVALEMLPGLNLPTVKVDNHAAARAAVAHLARLGHRRIAHIAGPMPDPMSLDRRDGYLAGLADAGIPADPDLVVEGDFGLAAGRAAIRTLDARGVDYTAIFAASDQMAVGAMGELRARGRNVPDDVSVVGFDDIVLAEAVEPQLTTIHQPRREIGQAAMKLLIEQLSGGGAPPDLVLPTRLVERGSAAAPPKRTDRTR; this is encoded by the coding sequence TTGCAAGACGTACCCACAGCCGCTCCGACCATCGCCGAAGTCGCCCGCCTCGCCGGCGTCTCGACCGCGACGGTGTCGCGCGCTTTGGCCCAGCCGGATAAGGTCAAGGCGCGGACCCGCGAGCGCGTGCTCGACGCGGTCAAGGCGATCGGTTTCATTCCCAATGCACAGGCGCGCAATCTCCGCCTCCAGGCAACGCGCACCGTGATCCTGCTGGTGCGCGACATCAGCAACCCGTTCTATCTCGAGATCTACAAGGGCGTCGAAGAGGCGGCGATCGATGCCGGCTACAAGGTGCTGATGGGCGATGCCCGCGACGATGACGAGCGCATCCTGCGCTATGTCGACATGGTCAGGGAGCGCCATGCCGACGGGCTGATCCTGATGGTCGGCCGCTTCCCCGAGGCCCTCGCCAAGCGCAGCCGCCTGCCGCCCATCGTCGTCGCGCTGGAGATGCTGCCTGGGCTCAATCTGCCAACGGTCAAGGTCGACAACCACGCTGCGGCACGCGCCGCAGTTGCCCATCTCGCCAGGCTCGGCCATCGCCGCATCGCCCATATCGCCGGACCTATGCCGGATCCGATGAGCCTCGACCGCCGCGACGGCTATCTCGCCGGCCTCGCCGATGCCGGCATTCCGGCCGACCCGGACCTCGTCGTCGAGGGCGATTTCGGCCTCGCCGCCGGCCGCGCCGCGATCCGCACGCTCGATGCAAGAGGCGTCGATTACACCGCCATCTTCGCCGCCAGCGACCAGATGGCGGTCGGCGCGATGGGCGAGCTGCGCGCCCGCGGCCGCAACGTCCCAGACGATGTCTCTGTCGTTGGCTTCGACGACATCGTGCTGGCCGAGGCGGTCGAGCCGCAGCTCACCACCATCCACCAGCCACGCCGCGAGATCGGCCAGGCGGCGATGAAGCTGCTGATCGAACAGCTCTCGGGCGGCGGTGCCCCTCCCGATCTCGTGCTGCCGACCCGGCTGGTCGAGCGTGGCTCGGCAGCCGCGCCGCCCAAGCGAACCGATCGGACCCGGTAG
- a CDS encoding PAS domain S-box protein: MTAERYRLLVESVTDYAIYMLDPQGTVISWNPGARRFKGYEDHEIIGQSFSRFYTEEDHAAGLPERALRQAAEEGRFEKEGWRVRKDGTRFWAHVVIDPILNPATGRVLGYAKVTRDLTERREADQALRRSEERFRLLVQGVTDYAIYMIDRDGVVTNWNAGAQRIKGYCPDEIVGRHFSLFYRPEDRANGEPERALQTAIDKGSFEKEGWRLRKNGEAFWAHVVMDPIRDDAGEIIGFAKITRDLTDRRKVEAELDAAREALFQAQKIEALGQLTGGVAHDFNNLLTAVMGSLELVRRQIGDERQLNLIDNAIKGASRGISLTQRMLSFARKQELALQPVAVEVLVAEMGDLLQRSLGPLIGIETDFPADLAMAAADPNQLETAVLNLAVNARDAMPEGGVLRVGARNETVARGHRSGLPDGDYIRLLVADTGSGMDAKTLAHATEPFFTTKGVGKGTGLGLSMVHGMAEQLGGRLQLHSCPGDGTTVEIWLPVAAASATAESVQLPVEAKTETVMAPRPLTVLAVDDDALVLMNTTALLEDLGHKVIEASSAREALTILAGGEEIDLLITDHAMPQMTGAQLIAEVGERWPALPVILATGYADLPAGGGAGVLRLNKPFWQADLEKTVAAAMARRATAAAAA; this comes from the coding sequence GTGACCGCCGAGCGTTATCGATTGCTGGTGGAGTCCGTCACGGACTACGCGATCTACATGCTCGATCCGCAGGGAACCGTGATCAGCTGGAACCCGGGCGCCCGGCGCTTCAAGGGCTATGAGGACCACGAGATCATCGGCCAGTCCTTCTCGCGCTTCTACACCGAGGAGGATCACGCTGCCGGCTTGCCGGAGCGCGCCTTGCGTCAGGCTGCGGAGGAGGGCCGCTTCGAGAAGGAAGGCTGGCGCGTCCGCAAGGATGGCACCCGCTTCTGGGCCCATGTCGTCATCGATCCGATTCTCAACCCGGCAACCGGCCGCGTGCTGGGTTACGCCAAGGTCACGCGCGATTTGACCGAGCGCAGGGAGGCGGATCAGGCGTTGCGGCGCAGCGAGGAGCGTTTCCGCCTGCTGGTCCAGGGCGTCACCGACTACGCGATCTACATGATCGATCGCGATGGCGTGGTCACGAACTGGAATGCCGGAGCGCAGCGGATCAAGGGCTATTGCCCTGATGAGATCGTCGGTCGGCATTTCTCGTTGTTCTATCGCCCGGAGGATCGGGCCAATGGCGAGCCCGAGCGCGCCTTGCAGACGGCGATCGACAAGGGCAGTTTCGAGAAGGAGGGCTGGCGCCTGCGCAAGAACGGCGAAGCGTTCTGGGCGCATGTCGTGATGGATCCGATTCGAGACGATGCCGGCGAGATCATCGGCTTTGCCAAGATCACCCGCGACCTGACCGACCGCCGCAAGGTCGAGGCCGAGCTCGATGCTGCGAGGGAGGCATTGTTCCAGGCGCAGAAGATCGAGGCGCTCGGCCAACTCACCGGCGGCGTGGCGCATGATTTCAACAATCTGCTCACCGCCGTCATGGGCAGCCTCGAGCTGGTCCGCCGCCAGATCGGCGATGAGCGCCAGCTCAATCTGATCGACAATGCGATCAAGGGGGCGAGCCGGGGCATCTCCCTGACGCAGCGCATGCTCTCCTTCGCCCGCAAGCAGGAGCTGGCGCTCCAGCCGGTCGCGGTCGAGGTGCTTGTCGCCGAGATGGGCGATCTCCTGCAGCGCTCGCTGGGGCCGTTGATCGGGATCGAGACGGATTTTCCCGCCGATCTCGCCATGGCCGCGGCCGATCCCAACCAGCTCGAAACCGCGGTGCTCAATCTCGCCGTCAATGCGCGCGACGCCATGCCGGAAGGCGGCGTGCTGCGGGTCGGGGCCAGGAACGAGACCGTCGCCCGAGGCCATCGGAGCGGCTTGCCGGATGGCGACTATATCCGGCTCTTGGTTGCCGACACCGGCAGCGGCATGGATGCAAAGACGCTCGCCCACGCGACCGAGCCCTTCTTCACCACCAAGGGCGTCGGCAAGGGCACGGGGCTCGGCCTCTCGATGGTGCACGGCATGGCCGAGCAGCTTGGCGGCCGTTTGCAGCTGCACAGCTGCCCGGGAGACGGGACGACTGTGGAGATCTGGCTGCCGGTCGCTGCCGCGTCCGCAACGGCCGAGTCTGTGCAATTGCCTGTCGAGGCGAAAACGGAGACCGTCATGGCGCCACGTCCGCTCACCGTGCTCGCGGTCGATGACGATGCGCTCGTACTGATGAATACGACGGCGCTGCTCGAGGATCTCGGCCACAAGGTGATCGAGGCCAGCTCGGCCCGCGAGGCGTTGACGATCCTGGCAGGTGGCGAAGAGATCGACCTGCTGATCACCGACCATGCCATGCCGCAGATGACCGGTGCGCAATTGATCGCCGAGGTCGGAGAGCGCTGGCCGGCCCTGCCGGTCATTCTCGCAACCGGCTATGCCGATCTGCCGGCGGGAGGTGGAGCCGGCGTGCTGCGGCTGAACAAGCCGTTCTGGCAGGCCGATCTGGAGAAGACGGTTGCGGCGGCGATGGCGCGGCGCGCAACGGCGGCCGCAGCAGCCTGA
- a CDS encoding DMT family transporter: protein MPQASARSLLLVPLLGLLWGFNWPAVRISLTEIAPWTLRAGGMTFAGLALVAVALARGVSLKVPTAHWPRLIVAGILSIAAFNILLAFAQLMAPTSRAAILTFTMPVWATLMAWPVLGERFDRARLIGLGLGIAGLLCLGLPLIQAGQLSPGLGLALLASLSWALGTIVTKRWPVAAPTLSIAAWQLLIGGAAAGIGMLTFEGIPVPKALSPPVAAALTFHILGAQALAYFLWFTVIARLPAGIASLGTLMVPAVGALGSVLLLGERPAASDWLGLVLVVAASGAILVSPKPGR, encoded by the coding sequence ATGCCGCAAGCTTCTGCCCGCTCGCTCCTGCTCGTCCCGCTGCTCGGGCTGCTCTGGGGCTTCAACTGGCCGGCGGTCCGGATCTCGCTGACCGAGATCGCGCCCTGGACCTTGCGGGCCGGCGGCATGACCTTCGCTGGCCTCGCTCTGGTCGCGGTCGCTCTGGCGCGGGGCGTCAGTCTCAAGGTGCCCACGGCGCACTGGCCGAGGCTGATCGTCGCCGGCATCCTCTCGATCGCCGCCTTCAACATCCTGCTCGCCTTCGCGCAATTGATGGCGCCGACCTCGCGGGCCGCGATCCTGACCTTCACCATGCCGGTCTGGGCGACGCTGATGGCCTGGCCTGTGCTGGGCGAGCGCTTCGACCGGGCGCGGCTGATCGGCCTGGGGCTCGGCATCGCCGGACTGCTCTGCCTCGGCCTGCCATTGATCCAGGCCGGGCAATTGTCGCCGGGACTCGGGCTCGCCTTGCTCGCCAGTCTGAGCTGGGCGCTCGGTACCATCGTCACCAAGCGCTGGCCGGTCGCGGCGCCGACGCTGTCGATCGCCGCCTGGCAATTGCTGATCGGCGGCGCGGCGGCCGGCATCGGCATGCTCACCTTCGAGGGCATTCCGGTCCCGAAGGCCCTGTCGCCGCCGGTTGCGGCGGCACTGACCTTCCATATCCTCGGCGCGCAGGCGCTCGCTTATTTCCTCTGGTTCACCGTGATCGCCCGGCTTCCGGCCGGCATCGCCAGCCTGGGAACGCTGATGGTTCCGGCCGTCGGCGCGCTCGGCTCCGTGCTGCTTCTCGGCGAGAGACCGGCGGCCAGCGACTGGCTCGGGCTCGTGCTTGTCGTCGCGGCTTCAGGCGCGATCCTGGTCTCGCCGAAACCGGGTCGTTGA
- a CDS encoding ArgE/DapE family deacylase, protein MPLDPALRDRILASVEAGFAEQIAFTQEMIRFPSTRGDEHTVQDFIFRALKQRGFTMDRFPMDREAIGRHPGGAPFSDTHSDAPIVVGIHHPREEKGRSLILQSHVDVVPTGPAELWTHPPFDPVIDGDWLYGRGGADMKAGGAANLYCLDALRRIGLQPAGTVYVQSVVEEESTGNGALMTHLRGYEADAVLIPEPEEEMLVRANTGVLWFQFEVRGVPMHVREMAAGANAIDAAYRVIGALRELEAALNREKHGRKHFEDIAHPINLNIGKIEGGDWASSVPCWCRVDCRIGLYPGMSAEELGQRIEAKVLAFARSDSFLSNNPPKVVFNGFWSEGYVLEPGSEAEAVLGRAHQGSTGKALKSFMTPGYLDTRVYALYDKVPALCYGPISQNIHAFDERVSLASLKRITGTMALFVAEWCGVEPVAG, encoded by the coding sequence ATGCCGCTCGATCCCGCCTTGCGCGACCGCATTCTCGCTTCCGTCGAAGCGGGCTTTGCCGAGCAGATCGCCTTCACCCAGGAGATGATCCGCTTTCCCTCGACCCGCGGTGACGAGCACACCGTCCAGGATTTCATCTTCCGCGCCTTGAAGCAGCGCGGCTTCACCATGGACCGCTTCCCGATGGACCGCGAGGCGATCGGCCGCCACCCCGGCGGCGCGCCGTTTTCGGACACGCATTCGGACGCACCGATCGTCGTCGGCATCCACCACCCGCGCGAGGAGAAGGGCCGCTCGCTGATCCTGCAGTCTCATGTCGACGTGGTGCCGACCGGCCCGGCCGAGCTCTGGACGCATCCGCCCTTCGATCCCGTGATCGACGGCGACTGGCTCTACGGCCGCGGCGGCGCCGACATGAAGGCCGGTGGCGCTGCCAATCTCTATTGCCTCGATGCGCTCCGGCGCATCGGCCTGCAGCCGGCGGGAACCGTCTACGTCCAGTCGGTGGTCGAGGAGGAATCGACCGGCAATGGCGCGCTGATGACGCATTTGCGCGGCTACGAGGCCGATGCGGTGCTGATCCCCGAGCCGGAAGAGGAGATGCTGGTCCGGGCCAACACGGGCGTGCTCTGGTTCCAGTTCGAGGTCCGCGGCGTGCCGATGCATGTGCGCGAGATGGCGGCCGGCGCGAACGCGATCGACGCGGCCTATCGCGTCATCGGCGCGCTGCGCGAGCTTGAGGCGGCGCTCAATCGCGAGAAGCATGGCCGCAAGCATTTCGAGGACATTGCTCACCCGATCAACCTCAACATCGGCAAGATCGAGGGCGGTGACTGGGCTTCCTCCGTGCCGTGCTGGTGCAGGGTCGATTGCCGCATCGGGCTTTATCCCGGCATGTCGGCCGAGGAGCTCGGCCAGCGCATCGAGGCCAAGGTGCTGGCCTTCGCGCGCTCCGACAGCTTCCTCTCGAACAACCCGCCCAAGGTCGTCTTCAACGGCTTCTGGTCCGAGGGCTATGTGCTCGAACCCGGCAGCGAGGCCGAGGCCGTGCTCGGCCGCGCCCATCAAGGCTCGACCGGCAAGGCACTGAAGAGCTTCATGACCCCCGGCTATCTCGATACCCGAGTCTATGCCCTCTACGACAAGGTGCCGGCGCTCTGCTACGGGCCGATCTCGCAGAACATCCACGCCTTCGACGAGCGCGTCAGCCTGGCGTCGCTGAAGCGCATCACCGGCACGATGGCGCTCTTCGTCGCCGAATGGTGCGGCGTCGAGCCAGTTGCTGGCTGA